The Sulfurospirillum sp. UCH001 genome segment CAGTTTGAAAAAGTATGATGCTTCAACGCTTAATTGGATTTATGAAATTTTACCTCGCTTACATGAGCGTAAAAAGCAGTTAGCAGGAACGCTTAGTGGTGGTGAACAGCAGATGTTAGCCATTGGAAGAGCAATTATGAGTAAACCAAAGCTGTTGATCTTAGATGAGCCAAGTCTAGGGCTTGCACCTGTTTTAGTCAAAGTGATTTTTAAAGCAATTAAAGAGATTAGTAAAAGTGGCGTAACCGTTCTTTTGGTAGAGCAAAATGCAAAAGCAGCTCTAAAGCTTGCCAATCGTGGTTATGTGTTGGAGTTAGGGAAAATAACACACAGTGGAAGCAGCGAAGAATTATTAAATTCTGAGATGATTCAAGAGGCATATTTGGGTAAGAAAAAGTAAGGTTTCATGTAAGACCGCCTGTAGTTTGCAGGCGGCTTTTTTTTGCCCAATTTTCATATGAAGTAAAACGTACTACTTTTAGTACTACAAAAGGAGAAATAATGCAAGCAAATGCTGAAGTGATTCAAAGAGCCATTACCCTCGCCGAAATATGGCAAAACAGAGCCAGTGAATTGGTGAGTGATTTTGATAGAAAGTTCCATATTAAAATGAATAAGATGCTTAGCAATCCGAAAGATAAAGTCTTTTTGATTGAATTGATGGACCAAAGTTTTAGAAGTAAAAACCCTACGCGTGTTGCAAATCAGATTGAGTATCTTTTTGCAAAATACGAAATGGCTTCATTTTTCACAACAGCGGAGCGTTTTTTAGTCTTTTTATTTTTAAATGCAGGTGTTTATTTACCTCAAATTTCGATTCCACTTTTTGTAAGCAACATACGGGAAGACACAAAAACGGTTGTACTTAAAGGTGAAGATGAACCCTTTAATGCACATCTTGTCAAACGAAAAAATGAAGGAACAAGAGTTAACATTAACCTCATTGGTGAAGTCGTTCTTGGAGAAGAAGAGGCGGAAGAGCGCATTGAAAAGTATCTAAAAGTACTTGAAAACCCAAATGTAGATTATATTTCCATCAAAATCTCTACACTTTTTTCTCAAATCAATGCTTTAGCGTATGAAGAGACGGTTGCAGAATTGGTCAAGCGTTTGAGCCGTATCTATGCGCAAGCTAAAAAGTACAGTTTCACCAATGCGAAAGGCGAAAAAGAGAACAAATTTATCAATCTTGATATGGAAGAGTACCGTGATTTAGCGCTGACGTTTAGTGCTTTCACCCAAACGCTAGATCTTCCTGAGTTTCAAGATTTTCGTGCGGGAATTGTACTTCAAGCTTATTTACCAGACTCACACTTATGGCAACAAAAGTTAGTTGAATGGGCGAAAAAACGTGTTGAAAATGGCGGTGTTCCGATTAAGATGCGTCTTGTTAAAGGTGCCAATATGGAGATGGAAGAAACTGAAGCAGGACTTCGCCACTGGGAAATGGTTACCTTTACACAAAAAATTGACACCGATAGCAACTATAAAGTCATGGGTGAATTTGCTTTGCGCCCTGAAAATGCAAAGTATGTCAATATCGGCATGGCATCACACAATCTTTTTGAATTGGCGTATGGCTATGAGCTTTCCAAAGAGTATGGAACAACAGAGTTTTTTAGTATGGAGATGCTAGAAGGTATGAGCGAATCTGCGCGATTAGCAATTAAGCAGATCAGCGGTGAAGTGATCTTATATGCACCGATTGCTAAAAAAGAGCAGTTTACGAATGCCATTGCTTACTTGGTAAGACGTCTTGATGAAAATACGGGTGTGGAGAACTTTATTCGCTACTCCTTCGGGTTAAAAGTAGGAACACCTGCATGGGAAACTCAAAAACAAAAATTCATTGACTCTTTTGAAAATGCTAAACATATTTTTATAGGCTCAAAACGCAAACAAAACAGACTTACAGAGCAGTGGGAGCATTACGAAGGTGGTAGTTTCTTTAGCGGTAAATACCATGGAGAAGCAGACACAGACTTTATCTTGCCAGCCAATAAAGAGTGGGCAAAAGAGATTCGTACAAAATGGAAGAAAAAAGCTGCTGAAACACTTGAAATTGCACCTGTCGTTGTGGGTGGGGAGGTGTTCGTTGAGCGTGAAGTGAAAGAAGTCATTGATAAATCACAACTAAAAGAGGGCGTAATGTGTGGTAAATACGCACTAGCGACCAAAGAAGATTTAGAGCGTGCTGTCGAGATAGCTGCAGAAGATAAAGATGGTTGGAGAACGCTCAGTGCGAGTGAACGCCAAAAAATTCTTTGTCAGGTTGCCAATCAGGTGCGTTTAAAAAGAGCTGATCTTATCGGTGTCGCTGCAGCAGAAGTAGGAAAAGTATTTAGCGAAACCGATGTAGAGGTCAGTGAAGCTATCGACTTTTTGGAATTCTATGGTCACAGTGCACGTTATTTTGATAACTACAAAAACCTAAGCGCAAAAGGCAAAGGTGTGGGTGTGGTAACACCTCCGTGGAACTTCCCAATAGCCATCCCTACAGGCGGCATCAGTGCAGCTTTAGCGGCAGGTAACTGTGTTATTATCAAACCAGCTAGTGTTGCTGCTTTATGTGCGTATGAGTTATGTAAATGTTTTTGGGATGCAGGGGTGAGTAAAAATACTCTTCAATTTGTTCCGTGTTCTGGAAGTTTAGCAGGTGAGTATTTAGTAAAAAATGAGAAGGTTGACTTTGTCATTTTAACAGGTGGTGAGGAAACGGCTTATAAAATGTTAGAAAGCCGTCCAAATCTCTTTTTAAGTGCGGAAACAGGCGGTAAAGATGCGACCATTGTAACAGCGATGAGCGATCGTG includes the following:
- a CDS encoding ABC transporter ATP-binding protein: MSEKLLEVKGLHVNYGAIEAIKGIDLYVNKGEVVTILGANGAGKTTTLRTISGLLKASAGNIVFDGKEIAHIPAHEIVSLGMSHSPEGRRVFGTLSVEENLMMGAYSLKKYDASTLNWIYEILPRLHERKKQLAGTLSGGEQQMLAIGRAIMSKPKLLILDEPSLGLAPVLVKVIFKAIKEISKSGVTVLLVEQNAKAALKLANRGYVLELGKITHSGSSEELLNSEMIQEAYLGKKK
- a CDS encoding bifunctional proline dehydrogenase/L-glutamate gamma-semialdehyde dehydrogenase translates to MQANAEVIQRAITLAEIWQNRASELVSDFDRKFHIKMNKMLSNPKDKVFLIELMDQSFRSKNPTRVANQIEYLFAKYEMASFFTTAERFLVFLFLNAGVYLPQISIPLFVSNIREDTKTVVLKGEDEPFNAHLVKRKNEGTRVNINLIGEVVLGEEEAEERIEKYLKVLENPNVDYISIKISTLFSQINALAYEETVAELVKRLSRIYAQAKKYSFTNAKGEKENKFINLDMEEYRDLALTFSAFTQTLDLPEFQDFRAGIVLQAYLPDSHLWQQKLVEWAKKRVENGGVPIKMRLVKGANMEMEETEAGLRHWEMVTFTQKIDTDSNYKVMGEFALRPENAKYVNIGMASHNLFELAYGYELSKEYGTTEFFSMEMLEGMSESARLAIKQISGEVILYAPIAKKEQFTNAIAYLVRRLDENTGVENFIRYSFGLKVGTPAWETQKQKFIDSFENAKHIFIGSKRKQNRLTEQWEHYEGGSFFSGKYHGEADTDFILPANKEWAKEIRTKWKKKAAETLEIAPVVVGGEVFVEREVKEVIDKSQLKEGVMCGKYALATKEDLERAVEIAAEDKDGWRTLSASERQKILCQVANQVRLKRADLIGVAAAEVGKVFSETDVEVSEAIDFLEFYGHSARYFDNYKNLSAKGKGVGVVTPPWNFPIAIPTGGISAALAAGNCVIIKPASVAALCAYELCKCFWDAGVSKNTLQFVPCSGSLAGEYLVKNEKVDFVILTGGEETAYKMLESRPNLFLSAETGGKDATIVTAMSDRDQAIKNVIHSAFSNSGQKCSATSLLVLEEEVYNDPHFKKGLIDAAKSLHVGSVWDFTNRLGTLANPVSGALKHALENLESGESWALAPSYVDGNEYMLRPCIKWGVKEGSFCHMNELFGPVLSVMCAKDLKHAIEIVNATGYGLTSGIESLDEREVAYWRKHLKAGNLYINRGTTGAIVLRQPFGGLGKSAVGTGRKAGIHNYITQFMDIVDVAEPSIKHSVQHSFIHLIHGWVDSSHKGAHAGFKADFDKLSLAVGSYLENYAETFSQEKDFVKVRGEDNLFKYLPLSKIALRITKDDGLFDVMSRVMAARIAQTSLHISIELSAESNVISFLYENQGVLLGKNDTIEREDEATFVKCFESVDKIFYANETLITPFVYEAASKKAKCIVRSKPLMEGRVELLHFFNEQCISHSYHRYGNLGARGIKK